One window of Grus americana isolate bGruAme1 unplaced genomic scaffold, bGruAme1.mat scaffold_427, whole genome shotgun sequence genomic DNA carries:
- the LOC129200717 gene encoding T-cell activation Rho GTPase-activating protein-like, with protein sequence MAASHLLLSFPLAQATTLHASSLQRLVQGQAQAGAEQRPPPVPSGGSSERGLGPSAGGTRRRRRGLPWPFARRRGSSAAAEAAGQSGSGGRGALFGQPLAALCSQDGTLPQPIQDLLALLAEHGPSTEGIFRLAVKEHVSRELREALDSGAEVHLESQPAHVLAVLLKDFLRKIPSKLLGAELYEEWMSALQKTSRQEKLAALREVAGKLPQANLVLLKSLLSLLQRISRNAASSRMTAGNLAICVGPNLLSPPEEQTLPLDALVQVTGQVTGLVEFLIEHHGDLFGEEVAGLAGTSAEESPAPGPEAETAE encoded by the exons ATGGCTGCTTCTCAccttctgctctcttttccccttgccCAGGCCACGACGCTGCAcgccagcagcctgcagaggctggtCCAGGGCCAGGCACAG GCTGGTGCAGAGCAGCGGCCACCTCCCGTCCCCTCCGGCGGCAGCAGCGAACGTGGCCTTGGCCCCTCGGCTG GCGGGAcccgcaggaggaggagggggctgccctggcccttcGCACGGCGGCGAGGCAGCTCGGCCGCTGCAGAGGCAGCCGGGCAGTCGGGCTCTGGCGGCAGGGGGGCTCTCTTcggccagcccctggcagctctctgcagccaggACGGCACGCTGCCCCAGCCCATCCAG GACCTGCTGGCTCTCCTGGCCGAGCACGGGCCGTCCACGGAGGGGATCTTCCGGCTGGCGGTCAAGGAGCACGTCTCCCGGgagctgagggaggccctcgACAGCGGAGCAGAGGTCCACCTCGAAAGCCAGCCTGCGCACGTGCTGGCCGTCCTCCTGAAG GACTTCCTGCGGAAGATCCCCTCTAAGCTCCTCGGGGCAGAGCTGTACGAGGAGTGGATGAGCGCCCTGCAGAAgaccagcaggcaggagaagctggcagcACTCAGGGA gGTGGCCGGCAAGTTGCCCCAGGCCAACCTCGTGCTCCTCAAGAGcttgctgtccctgctgcaaaGGATCAGCAGAAACGcggccagcagcaggatgacTGCCGGCAACCTGGCCATCTGCGTGGGGCCGAACCTGCTCAGCCCACCCGAGGAGCAGACGCTGCCCCTGGACGCCCTGGTGCAGGTGACGGGGCAG GTGACAGGGCTGGTGGAGTTCCTCATTGAGCACCACGGGGACCtctttggggaggaggtggccGGGCTTGCCGGCACATCGGCCGAGGAGTCGCCGGCACCAGGGCCggaagcagagacagcagag